The following coding sequences lie in one Apium graveolens cultivar Ventura chromosome 1, ASM990537v1, whole genome shotgun sequence genomic window:
- the LOC141713166 gene encoding uncharacterized protein LOC141713166, producing the protein MDPCATCGGHHPGRACYRHTETYFLCGSMSHRAKDCTVSRNTGGGGAGGGSDSGSQQNPIARVFVLTKNQAKANSGTVSGSLLVSRCDAYVLFDTGSTHSIVSLSFVPHLGVAPSLLYPCMSISTPMGNYVVISDVYRECLITVGDINYKVNLLPMEMHDFDIILGMNWLSEHRATIDCQGKRVIFGDADKPKFDTSKDEPHIEDYPVVKEYEDVFLDELPV; encoded by the exons ATGGATCCTTGTGCTACATGTGGTGGACATCATCCAGGTAGAGCTTGTTACAGACATACCGAGACTTATTTCTTGTGTGGTAGCATGTCCCATAGGGCAAAGGATTGTACAGTATCACGCAACACTGGTGGAGGAGGAGCTGGCGGTGGTAGTGACAGTGGCAGTCAGCAGAATCCTATAGCCAGAGTGTTTGTATTGACGAAAAATCAGGCAAAAGCTAATTCAGGTACCGTTTCAGGGTCACTTCTTGTTAGTAGATGTGAtgcttatgtgttatttgatactgGTTCGACCCATTCCATTGTGTCTTTATCGTTTGTTCCTCATCTTGGCGTCGCACCTTCATTATTATATCCATGTATGTCTATTTCTACCCCGATGGGGAATTATGTTGTTATTTCTGATGTATATCGAGAGTGTTTAATAACTGTTGGAGATATAAATTATAAGGTTAACTTGCTTCCGATGGAGATGCATGACTTTGACATTATTTTGGGCATGAATTGGTTGAGTGAACATCGTGCAACAATTGATTGTCAAGGAAAAAGGGTGATATTTGGGGATGCAGATAAACCAAAATTT GATACATCGAAGGATGAACCTCATATCGAGGATTATCCAGTTGTAAAAGAGTATGAAGATGTGTTCCTCGATGAGCTACCagtgtaa